From the genome of Pirellulales bacterium:
TTTGCCGGCACGTTTTACTGGTTTAAGGGAGATGGCAAGGGAAGGTTTCAGCCCAGGCCCGAGGCCATTACGAGCGGAAACGATCCGTTGCAGATCGAGGGCGGTCACAGCGACCCCTTCGTCATCGATTGGGACGGCGACGGCGCAATCGACGTGGTCGGCGGGTCGGGGAGGGGCGGCGTGCAATGGGCCAAGAATCATGCCGGCAAGGGCAAAGTGCCAGAGCTTGGTGCTTTCGAATGGCTGATCCAACCGGCGGCAGACCCCTTCGAAAATGGTCGGCTATTCGTCAGCGAGGATGATTTAAGCGGTCCCGGAGAATCGACGCGGGTCTGGGTCGCCGACGTCAATGTTGACGGGAAACTCGATCTGCTGGTTGGCGATTCGGCCTTCATGAGGGCGCCGGCCGAGGGGCTGAGCGAGGCCGAGTCCAAGAAGAAGTTTGCGGACTGGCAAAAGGCCTACGTGGAAATCGTCGGAAACAAACTGACTTCCGCCGACGAGGCCAAGCGCAAAAAGGCCTTTGAGGACCATCGGAAACTCTACGAGCAGTGCGCGACCTTCATGCGCGAAGAATCGACTGGTTTCGTATGGCTGTACCTGCAAAAGTAGTCCGCACAAGCGCGGATCGGTCCGACACGCCGCTGCCGAGATCTGCACTCGGGCGATGCAGGGCTGCCTGTCAAGGCAACAGACGGCGTCAGGCGAAGCTTTCGATCAGCATGCCGACCACCAGGTGCCAGCCATCGGCCAACACGAACAACAGCAGCTTGAACGGCAGCGAAACCATCACCGGCGGCAGCATCATCATGCCCATCGAAATCAACACGCTCGAAATCACCACGTCGAGAATCAAAAAGGGAAGGTAAATCTGAAAGCCGATCAAAAACGAGGTCTTCAGCTCGCTGAGCATGAAGGCGGGCAAGAGCGCCGTCAGCGGCACTTCGTCGTAACTTTGCGGCGTGGGGGCGTCGGGCGCGTAGCGCAGGAAAAGCCAGATGTCGTCGCTGTTGCCGGTGCGCTCGATCTGCGCGCTCATGAATTGACGCACCGGTCGCACCGTCGCCGTCCAGGCCTCGTCCAGCCCGATGCGGCGGTCCGTGTAGGGCTTGATCCCTTCGTCGTAGGATTGTTTCCAGACCGGCGCCATGATCGCCAACGTCAGAAACAGGGCGATCGAAGTGATCACCTGGCTGGGCGGGAGCTGCTGCGTGCCCAACGCCTGCCTCAATAAGCTCAACACCACGATGATGCGGATGAAGCTGGTCGTCATCAGCAGCACGGCCGGGGCCATGCTCAGCACGGTCAGCGTGAGCATGATCTGCAGCGACGAGGTCAGCCCTTCCGGACTGGTCCAGGCGCCCGGCCCGCCCGACAACATGCTGGGCATGCTGGGCAGCTCGACCCGCGCCGGAGTGTTGGCGCGTTCTTGCCCCACAGCGGTCGAAGGTCCGCAGACTCCGACGAGCAGGCCGAGAAGCAGGGTCGCAATAACTCGCTCGGCATTCATTTTCTCGTTCTTCATTCCGTGGCCTCGACGGTGTTTTTGTCGCGGGAAAACTGCTGGAAGACTTGTCGGAACGAAGCGGTCGCGCTTTGCGGATGCGCCTGGCGGCACAGGCCGGCCAGCCGGTCGACCTCGGCCGGCTCGGTGATCTCGGTGAGCGTCTCCGCGCCGCCGGGCGTGAGGTGGACCAGCAGCAACTTGTTGCCGCAACGCACCAGATAAGCAAACTGTCGACCGGCCAGCGGCGCGCGGCCAAGCACCTCGACGACTTCGGCCGGCAGCTTCGCC
Proteins encoded in this window:
- a CDS encoding VCBS repeat-containing protein — translated: MDIDGDGNDDILSGSYSRDEAPMAGLFQVLHAKPDGSFRKAEVLNGTDGEPLIIPLDGRPDTENICTRPFAVDWNGDGHLDLVVGNFAGTFYWFKGDGKGRFQPRPEAITSGNDPLQIEGGHSDPFVIDWDGDGAIDVVGGSGRGGVQWAKNHAGKGKVPELGAFEWLIQPAADPFENGRLFVSEDDLSGPGESTRVWVADVNVDGKLDLLVGDSAFMRAPAEGLSEAESKKKFADWQKAYVEIVGNKLTSADEAKRKKAFEDHRKLYEQCATFMREESTGFVWLYLQK
- the fliP gene encoding flagellar type III secretion system pore protein FliP (The bacterial flagellar biogenesis protein FliP forms a type III secretion system (T3SS)-type pore required for flagellar assembly.); this translates as MKNEKMNAERVIATLLLGLLVGVCGPSTAVGQERANTPARVELPSMPSMLSGGPGAWTSPEGLTSSLQIMLTLTVLSMAPAVLLMTTSFIRIIVVLSLLRQALGTQQLPPSQVITSIALFLTLAIMAPVWKQSYDEGIKPYTDRRIGLDEAWTATVRPVRQFMSAQIERTGNSDDIWLFLRYAPDAPTPQSYDEVPLTALLPAFMLSELKTSFLIGFQIYLPFLILDVVISSVLISMGMMMLPPVMVSLPFKLLLFVLADGWHLVVGMLIESFA